GTGGCATTGGTGACGGGGGCGTCGTCGGGCCTGGGCGCGGAAACCGCCAAGTTGTTCTCCCGTCAGGGCGCAACGGTTTTCGGCATCGGTCGGGACACCGGCCGCCTGTCCGACGTCTTTGTCGACGTGGAACGCGGTGGCTACGCATCGGTGGACATTGCCTCGGCGCAGGCCTGCAGAGACGCGGTAGAGCACTGCGTGCGCGAATTCGGCGGCCTGGACATTCTCGTCAATGTCGCGGGCAAGCACCAGATGCGCCGGACGGAGTCGATGACCGACGACGACTGGGAGCAGGACGTGGCGGTCAACATGAACGGTCCCTTCTATCTCTGCCGGGCCGCGCTGCCCCACCTGCTGGAGCGGGGCGGAAACATCGTCAACGTGAGCTCGATCGCCGGCGTCGAGGGCCAGGCGTACTCGGCCGGTTACTGCGCCGCCAAGCATGGGCTGCTCGGCCTCACCCGCGCGCTGGCCGTCGAGTACACGGCGGACCGCCTGCGCGTCAATGCGGTGTGTCCGGGCGGCATGCTCACCCCGCAAATCGAACAGTTCAGCGCCCCGGACAATCCGAACTACGACCTGATCCTGCGCACGGCCTCGCCGCGCGGCATGATGCAACCACTCGATGTCGCCAACGTGATCGCCTTCCTCGCCAGTGACGCCGCAGCCGCGGTCCACGGCGCCGTCTATCGGGTCGACAACGGCAAGGGCGCCGGATAACGGTTGGGGCACGTTTCGGTCAACCGTCGACATGTCATGGGCCACCGCGGATCTCGTGGTTAACAATTCGGGGCATGAGGCAG
The sequence above is drawn from the Mycobacterium marseillense genome and encodes:
- a CDS encoding SDR family NAD(P)-dependent oxidoreductase, encoding MAALQGKVALVTGASSGLGAETAKLFSRQGATVFGIGRDTGRLSDVFVDVERGGYASVDIASAQACRDAVEHCVREFGGLDILVNVAGKHQMRRTESMTDDDWEQDVAVNMNGPFYLCRAALPHLLERGGNIVNVSSIAGVEGQAYSAGYCAAKHGLLGLTRALAVEYTADRLRVNAVCPGGMLTPQIEQFSAPDNPNYDLILRTASPRGMMQPLDVANVIAFLASDAAAAVHGAVYRVDNGKGAG